The following coding sequences are from one Nicotiana tabacum cultivar K326 chromosome 1, ASM71507v2, whole genome shotgun sequence window:
- the LOC107814599 gene encoding mediator of RNA polymerase II transcription subunit 10b has product MDSSQNNFVGGNGLINPKSNDASPADSTAAAASTAGSPAEESKQNLNQVINSIDKTLGILHQLYLTVSSYNVSSQLPLLQRLNNLVLELDNMAKLGEKCNIQVPMEVLNLIDDGKNPDEFTRDVLNSCIAKNQVTKGKTDAFKGLRGHLLEGLEQAFPEEVEAYREIRAASAAEAKRLAQAQSLLSNGDVKVKPEI; this is encoded by the exons ATGGACTCATCGCAGAATAACTTTGTCGGCGGCAACGGATTAATAAACCCTAAATCCAACGACGCATCACCCGCCGATTCGACGGCCGCCGCTGCTTCCACCGCCGGTTCACCAGCCGAGGAGTCAAAACAAAATCTCAATCAAGTCATAAATTCAATCGACAAAACCCTAGGAATTCTCCACCAGCTTTATCTCACCGTCTCTTCTTACAATGTTTCGTCTCAACTTCCCCTTCTCCAACGTCT gaataATCTTGTGCTGGAGCTGGATAATATGGCgaaattgggagaaaaatgcaatATTCAAGTGCCTATGGAGGTTCTGAA CTTGATTGATGATGGGAAGAATCCAGATGAATTTACGAGGGATGTGTTGAATAGTTGCATTGCCAAGAACCAAGTCACTAAGGGGAAAACAGATGCATTCAAG GGTTTGCGAGGGCATCTCCTGGAGGGGCTTGAACAGGCTTTCCCTGAGGAAGTGGAAGCTTATAGAGAGATTCGTGCAGCTTCTGCAGCC GAAGCAAAACGCTTGGCTCAAGCACAAAGTCTGTTATCAAATGGAGACGTTAAGGTGAAGCCTGAAATTTAA